One genomic window of Thermoanaerobaculia bacterium includes the following:
- a CDS encoding CusA/CzcA family heavy metal efflux RND transporter translates to MIEKLIASCVRNKFLTLIFVAGFFGAGLWALKNIPLDALPDLSDVQVIVYTNWEGQNPNLIEDQVTYPIVSALISAPRVKTVRGFSFFGYSYVYVIFQDGTDLYWARSRVLEYLNGLRGNLPEGVNPNLGPDATGVGWGFEYVLVDRSGKHSLADLRSFQDWDLSYWLRAVPGVAEVSSAGGFQKQYQIDVDPVKLASYGIGLPDVLTGVQESNGDVGGRVVEWTGREYMVRGRGYITSLEDLKKVPLKARAATGTPVYLSDVANVHFGPEMRRGITDWNGEGEAVAGVVVVRSGENVMAVVEAVKKKIAALAPSFPPGVELKVAYDRTELIRRAINTLEHTLIEEMIVVAFVVLIFLFHFRSALVPITVLPVAIVVSFLPMYLLRVSSNIMSLGGLALAIGVLVDASIVMVENTHRHLAAMDPGAGSAGRESAIVAASQQVGRAIFFSLVIIVVSFLPVFLLTGEEGRLFHPLAFTKTFAITAASILSVTLVPILMIGWMRGKIRPEDENPAALLTRRLYSPVLNWALRRPKTTLLLNFLLVPAVIPLALSLGSEFMPPLREGSLMYMPTGLPMMSMEQARDILVKTDGIIMTFPEVKSVLGKSGKFESSTDPAPVEMFETTIVLKPRPMWPKTFHRRWYSGWPRWIRPVFRPVWPEMRIRTQDELIAEMNERLQIPGMSVAWTQPIRNRLDMLATGVRTKVGVKVYGSDYSAIEKAGIEIENALKDLPGARSVYAERTSGGSYLDFVVDRDAAARYGLSVMQVQNTLEAATGGKMATTTVEGRRRFTVLVRYLRDFRSDPEALRRILVMTPSGAQVPLGELARIQVTSGPPMYKDENGRLTGV, encoded by the coding sequence ATGATTGAAAAGCTGATCGCCTCCTGCGTGCGGAACAAATTTCTGACATTGATCTTCGTGGCCGGATTCTTCGGCGCCGGTCTCTGGGCACTGAAAAACATTCCGCTCGACGCTCTTCCCGATCTCTCGGATGTCCAGGTGATCGTCTACACGAACTGGGAAGGGCAGAACCCGAATCTGATCGAAGACCAGGTGACCTACCCGATCGTCTCGGCGCTGATCTCCGCTCCGAGAGTCAAGACGGTTCGCGGGTTTTCGTTTTTCGGGTATTCCTACGTGTACGTCATCTTTCAGGACGGCACCGATCTCTACTGGGCGCGGAGCCGCGTCCTCGAGTACCTGAACGGCCTGAGGGGGAACCTTCCGGAGGGGGTCAACCCGAATCTCGGTCCCGACGCAACGGGCGTCGGATGGGGCTTCGAATACGTCCTCGTCGACCGAAGCGGGAAACACTCGCTGGCCGATCTCCGGTCGTTCCAGGATTGGGACCTCTCGTACTGGCTGCGGGCGGTGCCGGGTGTGGCGGAAGTTTCCTCCGCGGGCGGCTTCCAGAAGCAGTACCAGATCGACGTCGATCCCGTGAAGCTCGCTTCTTACGGAATCGGGCTTCCCGACGTGCTGACCGGGGTTCAGGAGAGCAACGGCGACGTCGGTGGGAGGGTCGTCGAATGGACCGGGCGCGAGTACATGGTGCGCGGTCGCGGCTACATCACGAGCCTGGAGGACCTGAAGAAAGTGCCCTTGAAGGCGCGCGCGGCGACGGGGACGCCCGTCTATCTCTCCGACGTCGCGAACGTCCATTTCGGCCCGGAGATGCGCCGCGGTATTACGGACTGGAACGGCGAAGGGGAAGCGGTCGCCGGTGTGGTCGTCGTGCGGTCCGGGGAGAACGTGATGGCGGTCGTCGAGGCCGTCAAGAAGAAGATCGCGGCGCTGGCGCCTTCCTTTCCGCCCGGCGTCGAGCTGAAGGTCGCGTACGACCGCACGGAGCTGATCCGCCGGGCGATCAACACCCTCGAGCACACGCTGATCGAGGAAATGATCGTCGTCGCCTTCGTCGTCCTGATCTTTCTGTTCCATTTCCGTTCGGCGCTCGTGCCGATCACCGTCCTTCCGGTCGCGATCGTCGTCTCGTTCCTGCCGATGTACCTGCTGCGCGTGTCGTCCAACATCATGTCGCTCGGAGGGCTGGCGCTCGCGATCGGTGTCCTCGTCGACGCCTCGATCGTGATGGTCGAGAACACGCACCGGCATCTGGCCGCCATGGATCCGGGCGCAGGAAGCGCCGGACGCGAGTCCGCGATCGTCGCGGCCTCCCAGCAGGTCGGCCGCGCGATCTTCTTCTCGCTCGTGATCATCGTCGTCTCCTTCCTGCCGGTCTTTCTCCTGACCGGGGAAGAGGGCAGGCTCTTCCATCCGCTCGCGTTCACGAAGACGTTCGCGATCACGGCGGCCTCGATTCTCTCCGTGACGCTCGTTCCGATTCTCATGATCGGCTGGATGCGGGGAAAGATCCGTCCGGAAGACGAAAACCCGGCCGCCCTCCTCACCCGCCGCCTGTACTCGCCCGTCCTGAATTGGGCGCTTCGCCGGCCGAAGACGACGCTTCTCCTCAACTTCCTTCTGGTCCCCGCCGTCATTCCGCTGGCCCTGTCGCTCGGCTCCGAGTTCATGCCGCCGCTGCGCGAGGGCTCGCTCATGTACATGCCGACGGGGCTGCCCATGATGTCGATGGAACAGGCGCGCGACATCCTGGTCAAGACCGACGGGATCATCATGACGTTCCCGGAGGTGAAATCCGTGTTGGGCAAGTCCGGCAAGTTCGAGAGCTCGACCGATCCCGCACCGGTCGAGATGTTCGAGACGACGATCGTGCTGAAGCCGCGCCCGATGTGGCCAAAGACGTTTCATCGGCGCTGGTACTCGGGATGGCCGCGATGGATCCGGCCGGTTTTTCGGCCGGTCTGGCCCGAGATGCGGATCCGAACACAAGACGAGCTGATCGCGGAAATGAACGAGAGGCTCCAGATTCCGGGCATGTCGGTCGCCTGGACTCAGCCGATCCGAAACCGGCTGGACATGCTCGCAACGGGCGTGCGGACGAAAGTCGGCGTAAAGGTTTACGGTTCCGACTACTCCGCAATCGAGAAGGCCGGCATCGAGATCGAAAACGCACTGAAAGATCTTCCCGGAGCGCGAAGCGTCTATGCCGAGCGGACGAGCGGCGGCTCGTATCTCGACTTCGTCGTCGACCGCGACGCGGCCGCGCGGTACGGCCTCTCGGTGATGCAGGTCCAGAACACGCTCGAGGCCGCAACCGGAGGGAAGATGGCGACCAC
- a CDS encoding efflux RND transporter periplasmic adaptor subunit yields MKRNSRILSVLVGGAALLLVGYLAGRARRPSSATTPSLQASRLRPLERPVLYWYDPMKPEVHFDHPGKSPFMDMPLQPKYADEAPTASAAPPPGYSVVRIPLERRQEIGVTTAKVEKRVIGGSIETNGSVAEDEGRVHSVNAKFAGYIERLLVDRTGQPVKRGQPLLTIYSPDLVATERELLLAVENGRRLRASSSLQAAADAQSLLAATRQRLRLWDIPDSEIDRIEKSGEVSKTLTLDSPVSGVVLQKDAVPGLSITPGMPLYTIADLSTVWVLADVYQSEMAMAVPGNTATVSASFPPGETFPGRIDFVYPTLTEESRTIKIRIVLPNPKGVLKPGMFVRVSLSGSGKNALAIPRSALIQTGERQIAFVEESPGVYVPREIETGLSGKDSIEVLSGLSEGEMVVTSANFLIDSESRIGSLGSVPEGSAGQPVQSLGKKP; encoded by the coding sequence ATGAAGCGAAATAGCCGGATCCTGTCGGTTCTCGTCGGCGGCGCGGCGCTCCTCCTCGTCGGATATCTGGCCGGCCGCGCGCGGCGTCCATCGTCGGCCACCACCCCTTCTCTTCAGGCCTCACGACTCAGGCCGCTCGAGCGACCAGTCCTCTACTGGTACGACCCGATGAAGCCGGAGGTGCATTTCGATCATCCCGGCAAATCCCCCTTCATGGACATGCCGCTCCAGCCGAAATACGCCGATGAAGCGCCCACGGCGAGCGCGGCACCTCCGCCCGGCTACTCGGTCGTGAGAATTCCGCTCGAACGCCGCCAGGAGATCGGCGTGACGACCGCGAAAGTGGAGAAGCGCGTGATCGGAGGATCGATCGAGACGAACGGGTCGGTCGCGGAAGACGAAGGGCGCGTTCACTCGGTCAATGCGAAATTCGCCGGCTACATCGAGAGGCTCCTCGTGGATCGCACGGGGCAACCGGTCAAGCGCGGTCAGCCGCTCCTGACGATCTACAGCCCGGATCTCGTCGCGACCGAGCGCGAGCTTTTGCTCGCGGTGGAGAACGGGCGGCGATTGAGGGCTTCCTCGAGCCTGCAGGCGGCCGCCGACGCGCAGTCGCTGCTCGCCGCGACGCGGCAACGGCTGCGGCTCTGGGATATCCCGGACTCCGAGATCGACCGGATCGAGAAGAGCGGCGAAGTTTCGAAAACGTTGACGCTCGACTCCCCGGTCTCCGGCGTCGTGCTCCAGAAAGACGCCGTGCCGGGTCTGTCGATCACGCCCGGCATGCCGCTCTACACGATCGCCGACCTCTCGACGGTCTGGGTCCTGGCCGACGTGTATCAGTCGGAGATGGCGATGGCCGTGCCGGGGAACACGGCGACCGTTTCCGCGTCCTTCCCGCCCGGCGAGACATTCCCGGGACGAATCGACTTCGTGTATCCCACGCTGACCGAAGAAAGCCGGACGATCAAGATTCGGATCGTTCTCCCGAATCCGAAAGGGGTGTTGAAGCCCGGCATGTTCGTCCGAGTCTCGCTCTCCGGAAGCGGAAAAAACGCCCTCGCGATCCCGCGCTCCGCTCTCATCCAGACCGGAGAACGGCAGATCGCCTTCGTCGAAGAGTCTCCCGGCGTCTATGTGCCGCGGGAGATCGAGACCGGCCTGTCGGGAAAAGACTCCATCGAGGTCCTCTCCGGACTCTCGGAAGGAGAGATGGTCGTCACCTCGGCCAACTTCCTGATCGATTCCGAATCGCGCATCGGCTCCCTGGGAAGCGTTCCGGAGGGTTCCGCGGGCCAGCCCGTGCAGTCGCTCGGGAAGAAGCCATGA
- a CDS encoding TolC family protein: MTLSLLLGALVFNALSAPAPGWRERLSDAIRTATSKNPELTRMDAEIRAAAERARQADALPDPELSVGAMNVPVNLSFDEDPMTMKTVGLTQTLPPVGMRKSARLAAEAGARAIEKEHMHHVYEVAARTGRAFFELAALDRKLVIARETEGLLADDTRVAEERYRVGRGVQADVLRASLEKTRLAREIAEMEGARRAAAAAFNVLLARPADTAVPPIEAIDPDIALPERRALLARALSESPILAHYDQEVERAEQEARRARLERRPMWSLSATYGERERRDDMVSATVGISLPFLHPVRLSARATEAGAMLEAARAERSEVEYRLRGDVESALARLESDRKQAVLYRETILPQAEINDRAARESYAVGSIDFATLVAASIDLQTFRSEYADRLSAIGRDRADLQTASGLPLLPGTPGMEHDHEAK; the protein is encoded by the coding sequence ATGACACTTTCCCTGCTCCTCGGAGCATTGGTCTTCAACGCCTTGTCCGCGCCGGCCCCCGGCTGGCGGGAGAGGCTTTCCGACGCCATCCGGACCGCGACGTCGAAGAATCCGGAATTGACGCGGATGGACGCGGAGATCCGCGCCGCCGCTGAACGCGCCCGGCAAGCCGACGCTCTCCCCGACCCGGAGCTCTCCGTGGGCGCGATGAACGTGCCCGTGAATCTCTCGTTCGACGAGGATCCGATGACGATGAAGACCGTCGGCCTCACGCAGACGCTTCCGCCCGTCGGCATGCGAAAGAGCGCGAGGCTCGCCGCGGAGGCCGGAGCCCGGGCGATCGAGAAGGAGCACATGCATCACGTGTACGAGGTCGCGGCGCGGACCGGGCGGGCGTTCTTCGAGCTGGCCGCGCTCGACCGGAAGCTCGTGATCGCACGGGAGACGGAGGGCCTTCTCGCCGACGACACGCGAGTCGCCGAAGAGCGGTACCGGGTGGGGCGCGGCGTCCAGGCGGACGTCCTCCGGGCGAGCCTCGAAAAGACGCGGCTCGCCCGCGAGATCGCCGAGATGGAGGGCGCCCGGCGAGCGGCGGCCGCGGCGTTCAACGTGCTTCTCGCGCGGCCCGCCGACACCGCGGTACCGCCGATCGAGGCGATCGACCCGGACATCGCGCTTCCGGAACGCCGGGCGTTGCTCGCGCGGGCCCTTTCGGAGAGCCCGATCCTGGCGCACTACGACCAGGAGGTCGAGCGGGCGGAGCAGGAGGCGCGCCGGGCCCGGCTCGAACGCCGCCCGATGTGGTCTCTCTCCGCGACGTACGGGGAGCGCGAGCGGCGCGACGACATGGTTTCCGCGACGGTCGGGATCTCCCTTCCGTTCCTGCATCCCGTTCGGCTGTCGGCGCGAGCGACGGAGGCGGGTGCGATGCTCGAAGCCGCGCGCGCGGAGAGGTCCGAGGTCGAATACCGGCTTCGCGGCGACGTCGAAAGCGCGCTCGCCCGGCTCGAGAGCGACCGGAAGCAGGCGGTTCTCTATCGCGAGACGATCCTTCCGCAGGCGGAGATCAACGACCGCGCCGCCCGGGAATCGTATGCCGTGGGCTCGATCGACTTCGCGACCCTGGTGGCCGCCTCGATCGATCTCCAGACCTTCCGGTCCGAATATGCCGATCGGCTTTCGGCGATCGGGCGCGACCGCGCCGATCTCCAGACGGCCTCCGGCCTCCCTCTTCTCCCCGGAACGCCCGGGATGGAGCACGACCATGAAGCGAAATAG